The following nucleotide sequence is from Mangifera indica cultivar Alphonso chromosome 17, CATAS_Mindica_2.1, whole genome shotgun sequence.
GTTGatacatttcttttttattcaattctagAGAAGAGACccattgaaaatttgaatttcataaatgtgaaattatatatttattcaaattgaatctgcTTCTCTGTCAGATTTGACATAAAAATTTGCATCCAGCCACGTTTTtgtagataaaaatataaagctAAAATAAGCGTAATCAAACGCGGTTTCGCTTTGAAATTGATTCGAATTTTTTTGAAAAGGTCTTAAAGATCGTGCAGGCAGTGCATAATGGGACCCATGTTCCCTCTGGCAAATTTACAGCTCTTCTGTGTTCATTTCGCTCTGGTAGATATCAGTACTTTCTTTCGCATTTAACACAACATAATCTCTTCATCCATCATCTTGAATATTAACACGCTCATCTTTTACTGCTTCAAATCCCATCTTGCCTATTCAaccataatattaaaatgtccGACACAATTATACTAGACTTATTTTAGTGAAATGCCGAACAACATAATTGCTTTAGGCATGCCCTCTTGCCCACATTTACTGGAAATACTGTAATTCTATTTATTTCTTCCACTTGGTCCGTCCAAGTAACTGGGGCATCATCAATGTTGACTCTCTCAGACTCAAACTGGGAAGGAAAGGAACTTGACGTGCCATcatgtcattatttatttgtttgtctaAACAACATGAATGGAGGTTAAAAAACAAACCACCGGCAACCCTGACTAAAAAAGCACTTTATAAAACAAAGCATTGAGAGATGGGCTTAGCACATTGTCCACCGTATCACATCTCATGATACAAACTCTATCCTTCTCCTTCATGTGACTTTCTGCCTCTCTCTGCCTTTGCCATTTGCAATGTATCCTCCTCGtctcttcttccttcttttcttccttgCTTCCTCTTCCTTCTTTCAGAGCTCCTCTGCTGCTCATGACAATGATGATCCAAAACTCAACTTTGAAAACCCAAGTTTACGCCAAGCCTATATTGCTTTGCAAGCTTGGAAGGACGCTATTTTTTCTGACCCATTCAACTTCACCTCCAACTGGAATGGCGCTGATGTTTGCTCCTACACGGGTGTTTTCTGTGCACCTTCTCCTTCCAATTCCTCCGTCAGGGTTGTTGCTAGCATTGATCTCAATCACGCTGATATTGCTGGCTACCTTCCAACTGAGCTCGGCAGACTTACAGATCTTGCTATCTTCCACATCAACTCCAACAGATTCTGTGGAGTCGTTCCCAAAACTTTTCGCCGCTTGAAGCTCCTCCACGAGCTCGACCTGAGTAACAATCGTTTCGTTGGCAAGTTTCCTGAGGTAGTTCTTTCACTTCCACAACTCAAGTATTTAGACCTTCGGTTCAATGAGTTTGAAGGGTCGGTTCCATCAAAGCTGTTTGACAAGGATCTAGATGCCATTTTCTTAAATGACAACAGGTTCCGTTTTGGAATCCCTGAGAATCTTGGAAACTCTCCTGTGTCTGTGTTAGTATTTGCCAACAATGATCTTGGTGGTTGTATTCCAAGTAGCATTGGAAAGATGGGAAAGACTTTAAACGAAATTATTCTCTTGAATGACAATCTCACAGGCTGTTTACCTCCCCAGATCGGAATGCTTAAGAATGTAACGGTGTTTGATGTAAGCTACAATCATCTACAGGGATCTTTACCATCGAGCATTGGCAACATGAAGAGCTTGGAACAACTCGATGTTGCTCACAACAGCTTCACAGGTGTTATACCCTCAACCATCTGCCAGCTTCCCAACTTGCAGAACTTCACATATTCTTTCAACTACTTCACGGGAGAGCCACCAAGTTGTGCTGCTACTGCTACTGGAGGAAAGGTGGTCAGCAACGGTACTATGAATTGCATTCCTGGCAAGTCCGACCAACGATCCTCTAAAGAATGTTCCTCAGACACAGCACGCACAGTGGACTGCAGCAAGTTGCAATGTGGTAACAGCGGCGGCGGAGGAAGAGGAGGAGGTGGCGGCGGTTCATCAACCCCTGTGACCAAATTGTCGCCTCCACCACAATCAAATAGAAGTCCCCCCGTTGCAAAGCCACCTGCACCAAGTCGAGCTCACTCACCTAGACCGTTTGTTAGTCCATCCCCACCACCTCCTACTTCCaagtcttcatcttcttcaagaTCACGTCCTCCGCCACCTCCCAACTCATACCATTCACCACCATCTCCTCCACCAACCAACTCACATTTTGCATCACCACCACCTCCTCACTGGGTATCACCAGGAACCAATCTTCCACCACCTCCACCAGTATATCAGGTTTCCCCCAAGCCCAACTATGGACCTCCATCCCCTCCTTATCAACATATAACACCACCAACGTCTCATCACCATAATATACCACCTCCACCACCTACAAAGAAGGTATCGCCAACTACTCATTATGCTCCGCCACCACCACCCG
It contains:
- the LOC123201163 gene encoding leucine-rich repeat extensin-like protein 2, with product MYPPRLFFLLFFLASSSFFQSSSAAHDNDDPKLNFENPSLRQAYIALQAWKDAIFSDPFNFTSNWNGADVCSYTGVFCAPSPSNSSVRVVASIDLNHADIAGYLPTELGRLTDLAIFHINSNRFCGVVPKTFRRLKLLHELDLSNNRFVGKFPEVVLSLPQLKYLDLRFNEFEGSVPSKLFDKDLDAIFLNDNRFRFGIPENLGNSPVSVLVFANNDLGGCIPSSIGKMGKTLNEIILLNDNLTGCLPPQIGMLKNVTVFDVSYNHLQGSLPSSIGNMKSLEQLDVAHNSFTGVIPSTICQLPNLQNFTYSFNYFTGEPPSCAATATGGKVVSNGTMNCIPGKSDQRSSKECSSDTARTVDCSKLQCGNSGGGGRGGGGGGSSTPVTKLSPPPQSNRSPPVAKPPAPSRAHSPRPFVSPSPPPPTSKSSSSSRSRPPPPPNSYHSPPSPPPTNSHFASPPPPHWVSPGTNLPPPPPVYQVSPKPNYGPPSPPYQHITPPTSHHHNIPPPPPTKKVSPTTHYAPPPPPVEYHPPPIQHTAPPPSNSAEAPVPSYHTLTPPPPPVKYYPPPIQHTAPPPSHSAEAPVPSTHAFPPPPVKYSPPPIQHTAPPPSHSAEAPVPSYHTYTPPPPKYKQSTPPPPPKYKQSTPPPPPKYEQSTPPPPPPPKYERSTPPPPPKYEQSNPPPPPKYKQSTPPPPPSEHHPPKTGNPPPESAQPPSTGCIIPESPPPPPPSHHSMPSPFVAPPKQHSRYPPSGHNQSPPPPQPPYGNTPLPPIAGVSYASPPPPVIPYY